GTGATTGCCGCTGGTAATGATTTGTTAGAAGTGAAGTTACAACCATCATTTGCTAAAGACAAAAAACAAAAAACTGTTGTGATTCCTTTTGTCAAAGCGATCGCACCCGTGGTAGATTTGGAAACCAAGCGTATTGAAATTACTCCACCCTCTGGCTTGCTCGAAATCAACAGTTAGGTTTAAAAATCACAACCTTGACATTGGCTTGGTTGTTGTGACTGCTGAGCTACACCACCCTGTTGGGAGAGTATCAAAGTTGTTGTCGCCACTGCAAACATCGCAATCATGGCTAGTCCCAACATTGTTGTTTGCTTTCTGAATTTCACAGCAGCAATTAAAGTTTCTATTGCCGTGGCAGTATTGCTAACTTCAATTGACTTGACTACTTCTAAAGCCACAGCTGCATTGGCATAGCGATATTTTGACTTGGGTTCTACCATTTTCATCAACCACGACCTAAAACGTGGATTCAGTCGGGGAAGTAATTTCTGGAAATTAAAGCGATAGCGATCGTCTATTAACTTAGCAATATCAACGGAACGGGTGTTAGTGAGTAAGCAAATCAGTGTGACTCCTAAACTATACAAGTCTGAAGCCTGGGTGAGGCAATCACCTAACTGTTCTTCTGGTGGTATGAAACCAGGGGTTCCTGCTGCCAAGCTGCTAATATTTATTTTCGCACTCTGTATTTGAGCCAAATCAAAATCAACCAAATAAGCATTCAGTTGATCATCAACCAAAATATTTTCTGGTTTAATATCCCGATGGATAATTGGGTCATCAAGCTGTTGGAGATAGACCAAAATTTCTAAAATTGACAGAGATATTTGCTTGATCTGTTCTGGATTGAACTTGCGCTGTAACCCCAAGGATGGAGCATTTTTATACTCTTGCACCAGATAAAAACTTGTTGGTGTTGCAAAAGAATCTATATAGCGAGGGATGCGGGGATGAGCAAGTCTTTGCAAAATTGCCATTTCGCGTTCATAATCTTTCAACCCCGACCAGTCAACACTCGCACTCTTCACACAGAACTTTTTAATCACCACCTGTTGATTTGAACTTTGAACATTAGCCAGGTAAGTAATACGTCCCTCTTTCTGGTTACGTCCTAATTCTCGGATAACTTGATAACCTAACTGAGAAAAATCTGGATAGTCACTTAAGAGAATTGCCTCTTTATTATGCACATCAAGCTCCATTACACACACCACCGAGTTTGATTTTGTCAAGATGCAATTAAAACAGGACTTACGCCCATTGTCATCAATTTTTAGTTGAGGTAGTCAATAGTCAATAGTCAATAGTCAATAGTCCAAAAAAGCTTAGTTTTTAACTATTGACTTTGGAACGCCACTTGACGGCAGTCCGCTCAAGTCGGGGAACCCGCCCACGCGGCTGCCTCCTCCACTTGGGGAGCCACTGCGAAGAGCGCGCTTTGCCGACAGCCACGCACGTGGCGTGAAACCCCAAGAAAGACCGGGTTCAGTAGTCCCCCATCTGGCTCCAAGCCAAGACGGGGGCTACCTCACCGCAGTGGCTCCTTTTGACAACCCTAACCTTTATTTAGTGTGCCAGTTGCGTAAGTCGATTAAAAATTTCACAGGGACTAGCCCAGATTGTTAGCAATATTTCTACTTCTTGCTTTTGGTATGGGAGAAAGGGAAAGGATGCATTTAAGTAGATCCACTTTGAAAAACGTCAAATAGAGTTTTTGCGATTACTTCGCTACACTCCGTTGCGTACCCTATGGGAAGGCGTTCCGCCTACGTAATGACATTTCACGTTTAATTAGGTTGAGCTACTTAACACTTTTTCCCTTTCCTCTTCTCCTTGCCTTTAACCTTTACTTGAAATGTATTGCATCCACCTCTGTAGCCCTAGTCAAAGAGATGGGCTAGCCAATCAACAATCTGGGCGTTAACAACCTCTGGTACTTCATCGTGGGGACAATGACCGGCGTTAGGAATGGGAACAATTTTGATTTCTTTGCCATTCTCACTCGCCTCCTCGTAAATCTTTGCCCCCGTAATTGGTGTCCAGGGATCATCAGCACCCCAAATAATTAATAAAGGACGTTCAACTTTAGGCAATAGTTCCCCTGGAGTGGGGCCAGGGGGTGCTGTCAGGATGGATGCGAAGACTTGCTGCGCTCCTGGGTCGCAAGCTGGAGTATAAAGTAAATCGACTAATTCATCAGTGACAGCTTCGCGGTTGCGGTAAACTTGATAGAGGGTGCGACGAATTTGGGATTTTTGGCGGATACGATTAAAGACAAATTTGCCTGTAATTGGCGATCGCACTACTCTGTTAAAAGCTGCCATGACAATACGCAACGGCGGGTTTAATTCGTGGGGACGATGACTCAACCCCCCTGCTGAATTAATCAAAACACCACCAGCAGCAATTTCTGGATGTTCTGCCAGTACTATCAAACTTAAGAGCGCACCGATGGAATTGCCAATAAATACAGCAGGTTCTTGGATATGTGTTGCCCAAAAATCTTTCAGCAGTTCTACCCACACTTCTACACTGTAATCAATGGGCGCTTTCTCAGAACCACCAAAACCCAAAAGATCCAAAGCAAAAACTTGATAGCCAGCATTTGCTAAAACAGGGATATTTTTACGCCAATGTCCAATGGAAGCCCCAAAACCGTGAACCAGCACTAGAGGTCGTCCTGTACCCATGACAGTGTACTGAATTTTGTAACCCTGCCAACTCCACACAAATTTTTCAAAAGTAGCTATACTTGAAAATTGCTCTGTAGTTCCAGTCATTATTAAGATTCATAAAGTATTGTTGTATATAGTAATATTCTTCGACCTCAAATAACAGCAAACAAAATGCTATTTTAAAACTAGCTTTCATCAAACAAGTACCGCTACTACACATCAAAGTTAGTTTTCTGCACTCCTGACTCTCTCTTTTCACAGTTGAGTTGAGGTCTTTGCTCTATGGCCATTTCTAATAACCAACTCAAAACCGAGATTATTTACCCCGACTCTGACGGCAAACCAATGGCAGAGAGCGACCCAGCACGCGATTATTTAATTTATGCTGTAGAAGCTTTGGATATTTATTTCCAAGAGCAAAAAGATGTTTATGTATCCGGAAACCTGTTCATTTACTACAAAAAAGGTATTCCCAGTGCTGTAATAGCTCCCGATGTATTTGTGGTTTTTGGGGTAGAAAAGAAGAAACGCTTCAGTTATAAAGTTTGGCAGGAAGGGGGTAAAGTCCCTAGTTTTGTATTGGAAATTACTTCTGCAACTACTCAAGAAAACGACGAAGAGGATAAACCCAAAAAATATGCACTTTTAGGTGTGCAAGAATACTTTCAGTATGACCCAACAGGAGATTACCTCAACCCGCAACTGAAAGCTTCTAGTTTGGTTGCAAGTAAATATCAACCCATTACATCAAACTTTTTACCTGATGGGATATTGTCAATTCACAGTCAAATTTTGGGTTTAGATCTCAGATTAATTAATGGGGAATTGCGGTTTTTTGACCCTGAAACTGGAAAAAAACTGTTGAGTCATAAAGAAACAGAACAAGCGCGACAACAAGCAGAACAAGCACAACGAGATGCTATACCTCGATTACTAAACTTAGGATTAAATGTAGAACAAATTGCAGACGCTTTGAGTTTGCCAGTGGGCGAGGTAAAGCGGTTTGTTCAAGAGTGATAGGAAAAAACACTATGCCAGCAACTTGCATTAGCCTGCGGTTAGAACCAGGTCAAAAAATCACTCTACAACCAGTTTCCTGGGAAGGTTTTGAAGAGATTCTTGCTGATTTAGGTGAACGTCGCTCATCTCGAATTGCTTATGTCGATGGAATTCTAGAAATCATGGCTCCACTACCAGAGCATGAACGCTCAAAAGTCTTACTTGCTGATTTAGTCAAAACTCTGCTCAAAGTCCAGAAACGTGCATGGGAACCCCTTGGCTCTACGACTTTTAAGCGTCAGGATATGACAGCAGGCATTGAGCCGGATGATTGCTTCTACATCCAAAACTATAAAGTTGTCATCGGCAAGAATCGACTAGATTTAACTGTAGATCCGCCGCCTGACTTAGCATTGGAAACTGATCTTACTTCCAAGACAGAACTTGATGCTTATGCAGCTTTGGCAGTACCAGAACTATTGATTTATAAAAGGGGCAAGCTAACAATTAATCTGCTAAAACAAGGCAAGTATGTTGAATCTCAGACAAGTTCTACATTTACTGGTATAGCAGTTATAGAAATTATTCCACAGTTTATGCAGCGTGCCCAAGAGGTTGGTGTTAGTCAAACTTTGGCAGAGTTCGAGATATTTATTGTGCAAGCACTTTCAGTTTAACTAAATAGATGATTGGTTTTTACCTCAAAGACATTTCTGTAATGGAAAGAAGAGGGCAATCTTTATTTACACATTCAACTCTTAATTTGACATTTTTAACACCTTGTAAATTCAGATTGGCAGTATACTTTTTACCTTCTACAACTTCTTGAGTTTCCACTGGTTTATTATCTAGCTCTACTCTGAATATCAGTTTGTTTTCGGGAGCTGCATAACGGTTACTACTATCTACTCCATATACCAATCTTAGTTCTGTAAAACTATTATTGAGATTAGAAACAGCTTCAAAAGGTTTACCTGCTTCTACATTGTCATAATAGCCGCCAATATTAACAACTACAGGTAACACTTCTCCACCTATACTTGCTGATTTATTTACCTTTTTCAAAACGTTTTCGATTTGAAAACCAGGTGTAGCACTTTGACAATCTGTATTGATGAGAGATGATTGTGTTGCAGATGAAATTGTGGGAGATTGACTAGGCGTTGCAACAGGTGTGGGAACTTCAACAGCTGAAGGAGTAGAAGATACTGTAGCAATAGGAGAAGGTATAAGAACCCCACCCCCAACCCCCTAAGTACAAGCGAGGAGCTTGCTCTGATGTACCTCATGTGATTAGGAAACGCTATAATACCAGTTATCTATAATATCAATTTGAAAATGATTGCCACAGATGGATTGCCGAAAACTCAGACACAGAAGGCGATTCCCAATCCCAAGTCTAAGATACCAAATTGTATAATTTTTTAACCAATGATTTAGGATTGCAATAGAACTGCAACAACTATTTCTTAAAATATCTCAGATCGTAGCGGTCTTGATATTTAGCAATATAATCTACATTTTGCTGCTCTAATTTTGAAAGTAACTTAGTAGGAAATTCCTTTGGTGAATGCTTTGCGCTATACCAAGGTTGATTATCAAAATATTCTTGTAAGCCAGGAGTATCAAAACGGCGACCGTAACGAGCGAAAATTGTATTTCGCATAATATCTAATGTCAAACCATCTTTCCCATCCAAATCGGCATCTGTAACACGCCTTTGAGAAAGCCAAAAATAATTATCTGATTGTATTGATGTATTAGTAGGAATTGGAGAAGGGATAGTTGGTTGTGGAGTAAATTGCGGACTTTCTACTGCTTGAGACGGTGGAGTAAATTGCGGACTTTCTATTGGTTGAGATGGGACAGTTGGCGATGTCGCTGAAGATGGGACAATCAACGGAGTCGCATTCAATGGAAGTGTGACAGTTGGCAGTGTTGTTGCAGGTGTGATATTTTGATCTGCTTCAGGTGATTTTGTTAACACCTGACTAATAATTACAGATCCACCAATTAATCCCGCTGCAATCAAACCACCGATAACTAGACCATTGCGACTATTACCTTGAACACTTGGTTGGGAATTCACAGAAATAGTTGGTGGGGGTGGTGTGGATACCACAGGTGATTGATTAACGTATGGTTGCGTAGGCGGAATCGGATTTGCTAGGCTTTGGAAAGCATCTAGCATGATCCTGGCAGTAGAATAGCGATCGCGTGGATGGTAAGCGATCGCTTTATCGATGATTTCTGCCATCATTGGGCTAACATGACTGGCATATGGTCGCCAGACAATTTCACCGGTTTGTGAATCTATATCTAATTCTTGTGGCTGTTTACCTGTAAGTAAATAAATAGCTGTGATGCCTAAACTGTATAAATCACTCGAATAAACTGGTCTACCTGCGGCTTGTTCACTTGGCATATAACCAGGGGTACCAATCACAATTGAACTGGTAGGATTGCCTTGAGAATTGAATACTGTTCCCATTGATTCGCGTACCGCACCAAAATCAATTAGCACAGATTTTTGATCGCGATCGCGCACAATAATATTGTCTGGTTTAATATCGCGGTGAACAATCTGCTTCGAGTGGACATACTCCAAAACTGGTAATAAATTCACCAATAATTCCCGAACAGCACTTTCACTAAATAACCCCTGCTTGTGAAATTTCGCTGTGAGAGTATCACCTGAAATCCACTCTTGAACTAAATAAAATTCTCCACCCGATTCAAAATAAGCATACAACGTCGGAATTTGGTCACTTGCACCGCCAAGTTCTTCTAAAATTGCTGCTTCCCGTTGAAACCTCTGCTGCACCAGTTGATAAATTTGGGGATTGTTTTGAATTGGTCTTAGCTGTTTAACCACACAACGGCGCCCAGAAGGCATATAAGTATCTTCTGCGAGAAAGGTTTCACCAAACCCACCAGCGCCTAGTGTGCGGATAACTTGATAGCGATCGTTCAGCAGCTTAATTGTCATAGAAAGTTTTGAAAAAGACAGGAGTGAACACGATTGTAGCCTCGTTTACTTTTCTAGACATAATTCAATACGGTTCAGTTCAGCATTTCTTCCTTATCTTTCTTCTCGCTACTTCTTTAGCGTTCTTGATAAACCCGGAGGGCAGTTCGTTTAATAAAACTTAGTACATATTCATCAAGAATTTGTATTAAGCTAAGGGGCTTCCATTCTAAAAATAGCCCAAATTTTATTGTGGGGTGGGCATCTTGCCCGCCCACTATATGCAA
Above is a window of Nostoc sp. UHCC 0702 DNA encoding:
- a CDS encoding serine/threonine protein kinase; the encoded protein is MELDVHNKEAILLSDYPDFSQLGYQVIRELGRNQKEGRITYLANVQSSNQQVVIKKFCVKSASVDWSGLKDYEREMAILQRLAHPRIPRYIDSFATPTSFYLVQEYKNAPSLGLQRKFNPEQIKQISLSILEILVYLQQLDDPIIHRDIKPENILVDDQLNAYLVDFDLAQIQSAKINISSLAAGTPGFIPPEEQLGDCLTQASDLYSLGVTLICLLTNTRSVDIAKLIDDRYRFNFQKLLPRLNPRFRSWLMKMVEPKSKYRYANAAVALEVVKSIEVSNTATAIETLIAAVKFRKQTTMLGLAMIAMFAVATTTLILSQQGGVAQQSQQPSQCQGCDF
- a CDS encoding alpha/beta fold hydrolase, coding for MTGTTEQFSSIATFEKFVWSWQGYKIQYTVMGTGRPLVLVHGFGASIGHWRKNIPVLANAGYQVFALDLLGFGGSEKAPIDYSVEVWVELLKDFWATHIQEPAVFIGNSIGALLSLIVLAEHPEIAAGGVLINSAGGLSHRPHELNPPLRIVMAAFNRVVRSPITGKFVFNRIRQKSQIRRTLYQVYRNREAVTDELVDLLYTPACDPGAQQVFASILTAPPGPTPGELLPKVERPLLIIWGADDPWTPITGAKIYEEASENGKEIKIVPIPNAGHCPHDEVPEVVNAQIVDWLAHLFD
- a CDS encoding Uma2 family endonuclease, whose amino-acid sequence is MAISNNQLKTEIIYPDSDGKPMAESDPARDYLIYAVEALDIYFQEQKDVYVSGNLFIYYKKGIPSAVIAPDVFVVFGVEKKKRFSYKVWQEGGKVPSFVLEITSATTQENDEEDKPKKYALLGVQEYFQYDPTGDYLNPQLKASSLVASKYQPITSNFLPDGILSIHSQILGLDLRLINGELRFFDPETGKKLLSHKETEQARQQAEQAQRDAIPRLLNLGLNVEQIADALSLPVGEVKRFVQE
- a CDS encoding Uma2 family endonuclease translates to MPATCISLRLEPGQKITLQPVSWEGFEEILADLGERRSSRIAYVDGILEIMAPLPEHERSKVLLADLVKTLLKVQKRAWEPLGSTTFKRQDMTAGIEPDDCFYIQNYKVVIGKNRLDLTVDPPPDLALETDLTSKTELDAYAALAVPELLIYKRGKLTINLLKQGKYVESQTSSTFTGIAVIEIIPQFMQRAQEVGVSQTLAEFEIFIVQALSV
- a CDS encoding NPCBM/NEW2 domain-containing protein, whose product is MKKVNKSASIGGEVLPVVVNIGGYYDNVEAGKPFEAVSNLNNSFTELRLVYGVDSSNRYAAPENKLIFRVELDNKPVETQEVVEGKKYTANLNLQGVKNVKLRVECVNKDCPLLSITEMSLR
- a CDS encoding YARHG domain-containing protein; this encodes MTIKLLNDRYQVIRTLGAGGFGETFLAEDTYMPSGRRCVVKQLRPIQNNPQIYQLVQQRFQREAAILEELGGASDQIPTLYAYFESGGEFYLVQEWISGDTLTAKFHKQGLFSESAVRELLVNLLPVLEYVHSKQIVHRDIKPDNIIVRDRDQKSVLIDFGAVRESMGTVFNSQGNPTSSIVIGTPGYMPSEQAAGRPVYSSDLYSLGITAIYLLTGKQPQELDIDSQTGEIVWRPYASHVSPMMAEIIDKAIAYHPRDRYSTARIMLDAFQSLANPIPPTQPYVNQSPVVSTPPPPTISVNSQPSVQGNSRNGLVIGGLIAAGLIGGSVIISQVLTKSPEADQNITPATTLPTVTLPLNATPLIVPSSATSPTVPSQPIESPQFTPPSQAVESPQFTPQPTIPSPIPTNTSIQSDNYFWLSQRRVTDADLDGKDGLTLDIMRNTIFARYGRRFDTPGLQEYFDNQPWYSAKHSPKEFPTKLLSKLEQQNVDYIAKYQDRYDLRYFKK